Within Haematobia irritans isolate KBUSLIRL chromosome 2, ASM5000362v1, whole genome shotgun sequence, the genomic segment AATGATGGCCATTTTAAGGGAGAAAAATATTCATTCCTATTCTTTCACACCGAAAGAATTGAAACAAACATCTTTAGTATTGAGAGGTCTCACTTCTGACACTGAAATTGACGAAATAAAAACTGAGCTTGACACTATTGTACCTGACACTGttgcaaaaataaacaaattcacaactacaaattccataaaaaacaatattgacACTGGCCTTTTCCTCGTTTCATTATTTCCTGGGAAAATAGTAAGTGATGTTTCTAAAATAAACAGTCTACAAAACCAAATAGTTGTATGGGAAAAGCCCAAAAGAAAAGAAATGGATATACAATGCCGTAGATGTCAGAGATGGGGTCACACTGCGAAAAATTGCAACTCTAGCTACAGATGTGTAAAGTGTGACCAAAGTCACAATCCTGGTGAGTGTCAAAGAAAGCGGGAAGATAATAATGAACCTTTTTGCAATAATTGCAAAGAACCTGGACATCCTGCAAACTGGCGAGGCTGTCCCACTTACAAAAAATATGCAGCAGCCAGAAAACAAAGAATTGCCAAAGCGGCAGAAGAACGTTCCATTGCAAGGAATAATGTCCAAAATGCTATTGGTGTTTCTCGTATTGTCCCTGAGCAAAGTTTTGCCAGTCTCTTTAATGCGCGTCCTGTATCAAGTCATACAGGACAAAAACCATCCATTATTGAACAATTTATGAAGTTAAGCTCCCTTTTCCTTGAGCCAGAAGAGCTGTCAATTGAGCAGGAAATAAACATATTCCTGTCTGAATATTCAAAGATGAAAAAATCTGAGGCCAAAACAGaatttattcgtattttaaacaaGATTAAAACTAAATATGGACCATAGAgtcataaattttttaactttcaaTATAAGATCTCTGGTGGACTCCAGCAGACAAATTGACCTCAAAAACACTCTATTTCTCAATAAAATAGACATTGGTTTCATTCAGGAATGCCACCTGAAAGGAAAAAGGAAAGTTAAACTAGATGGATACAACTTTGTGTATGACAACTCACCATTGGGGGTTGCTGTAGTTCTAAAAAACACATTCCTTTAcgacaaagttttattaaatgaTGTCGGCATCAAAACATGCCTGATAAAAGTCGAATCCTCATTTAATAATAACAtaaaacgatatttgtttgggTCTATTTACATTCCATGTAATCATCCTGCTCAGCAACTTGGAAATGATCTGGATAAACTACTCCgtctttgtcaaagttttgatgCTTTTGTGCTGGGTGGAGATCTCAATTCCAAAAATTCCGCATGGGGAGATGTCATCGAAAATTCGAATGGTAAGATACTATCCAATTGGCTGGAAAATCATACTTTGGATATTACCAGATTATGTGATTCTGCTCCATCTTATCCGAATGGCCCCTCTTATCTCGATCATTTTTTGGTCAGTCCTCATCTAATCAGTAGAAATGTTGCGAATTTCCAaatatcatcattatcatcattctCAGATCATTTTCcacttaaattgaatttaaaacttCAGCACACTGGCTTCCTTCTGAGAACTCCAAATACCATAATAtcatataaaaacacaaattggGATAATTTTCGCCGTGACTTGGATTCTGCCTCAAATCGATTGATGCCTCCGCACAataataatttggaaaatatagaaattgataatttaattaatgGATTTAATGAAACATATAAATCGATACATAATACTCACTCCCAACAAATCCAGATCGTTGATAATAAATTCCCTTTGTcagaaagaactaaaaaacttttcaaacttAAACACAACTGGCAGAAGcaactgaaaaaaatctttcatcGGACAGGAAACAGAGTGAGTATTGAGTATACCATTCTTTCAAAGCAAATACAGCTGTTGAAGATAATCATAAAAGAATCCGTTAATATTGAGCaagcagaaaaatttaataagaaattgcaaaatataaaaCCTGGTCCGTCCGCCTTTAAGGAAATATACCAAATAACTGGTAAAATAAAATCTCCATTTTGTAGCCAAATTGTCATCAACAATGATGTTTCCAAAAATCCCAACGAAATAGCCCATCACTTTCAACAATATTATAACACAGTGTTTCAGAGAACAATTCCTCGTCATCCAGTCTCCGATTTAAATACAAAAGTACCTGCATACATTAGTGCCACAACTCCTCATATTTACTCATTCGATGATGAATTTAGCGCTTGCCAAAATCCTGATAATCTCCATTTTACTAATATAGAGCGGATCGGAAACATTATCCAgaatacaaataataaaaagtcAAGTGGGATTGATgaaatttcaaactttattataaaaaaattccccAGTGCAACATTAAAATTACTTACATGCATTTTTAATCACTGTATCAATAATGGATATTTTCCCTCTGCTTGGAAAGTAGCAAAAATATTGCCTATTAAGAAAAAAACGGATAGTGCTGAACCGGCAGATTTTTGTCCTATTTCTCTCCTCTCTAACATCGGGAAACTTTTTGAGCATgtcctaaaggaaaaaattgaaaatggttacataattgatccaattccaaattttcaatttggttttaaaaaaGGTCATTCCACCCAACATGCTCTTTTGAAATTTCACAACGATATAGTTTCACATCTCaactataaaaaatgtactGTTGCCATTGCACTAGACATTCAAAAGGCATTTGATTCTGTATGTCATATGGGAATCTTATACAAACTTGTTGAATTGGAAACTGACCCATTCATCGTCAAAATGCTTACCAGCTATTTTACAAACCGAAAATTCTCTGTAAATATTCAAGGAATATCATCCAGCTTAGGTGAAGTAAATAGCGGGGTACCTCAGGGCAGTGTCCTGGCACCAATTCTGTTCAACATTTTCCTGAACGATTTTCCACACACCCACGCGGACTCACAGGCAATTCTTTACGCAGATGATTGTTTAATTTACGCCCACAGCACTTCCCCGGCAGAGGCGCTACACAAAGCAACACAACACCTCCAGCTCATTAGCGATTTCTACGTAAAGTGGGGAATAACAATTAACGCatcaaaatctgaagcaatatgTATAAGAAATGCTTCCGGCAAATGTCCCAGATTTGTAGTTCCAGAGAGCAAGTCACTGAAACTCACACTAAATGATATCGAAATTCCCTTcgagacagaaataaaatatctggGAGTCACTTTCGACAACTTGTTAAAGTTCAACACTCATGCCCGATTATCACTGAAAAAGACAAAACGTATACTTGGGTCATTCTCATACATTCTGGGGAATAAATACTTACCTCAAAAAACAAAGCTCCTACTCTACAAAGTAGCCATAAGACCAATGCTGATATATGGATTTCCGATCTGGTTCACTATCTCCCCGACAGTGGCTAATGAATTAGAAATCTTTGAAcggaaaatattaagaaaatgcaTCAACAAACATTACCAAAGCCGCGTAAAAAAATACTCCAACTCATACATTTATGAAACTTCTGGAGTACAACCATTATGCAGTTACGCCCTCAACCTCCAGCGATCATTTATAGAGAGGCTTGCCGCACATGAAAATGAATTGTTGAGCACAATTTACAACATTGAAGAAAATTCTAATTGGACTGATTCTAAATACCTCTCGTCTGTTGCCATCATTAATGAATTACTTGACAATGAATCAGCCAATCTTACCTTGCCACAATTCTTCCAGAAAACGACACCTGGAACACATAGAGGATAAATGATAATTATATTTAACTCTCTCTTATAAAATAatcttttaaaagaaatatgtgCAATCATTTATATTAGACCATAAGTCATATTATAATACTTACGTACCTACCCTATGCTCATGCATATTCGCTTCAACTGTGATACTATTGTAAAGACAAATACTTACCATTGTACCTTAAAAGCTATTCTTATTAGCCCTCGACGCTATTATACAAATTGTTAATTCGTTTTAAGTGTTGTTTTTAGTAGTAGATTTAGTATTAatcatttatttatgttttcaaCAGACACCCGCGCTCTGTAAGACAACAACAAAGGTTAATGAGCAagcctttttttttcattcatctcATGTGCCATGTACGCACAATCGATAATTGTTCACTATAAAGCAAGAGCTATGTTACATTATTTAACTGTGTATTAGAACAAGACAGATATAGTTCTAAGTTTACCACTAACTTATCGATAAGTTCATATCATCAATGTAATCGAAATTAATAAGTCTCAAATAAACAtacttacttacttacttacAAATCCCATCTCTGATAACAACAGCTGTTCAAAACAATGTAAACATTGACCACCTCGTTTTTATTACCGGTAGtattaataaaagaaaattattgaattcttcaaataaaaatgttaaacttaATAACGAGAACACTTCAAACAAGTAGCCACCAACGATTATTTGCCGCCACAAAAGCTGCCGTTAAACACACATCCCAACAAAGGAAACCAAAGGAAAAAGAATCACGACCACCGATTATACAATGCAAAcgacaaaactttaatttatatgTGCCGGAAGAAACAACATGCAAATTTGGAACACTGCCCCTTGCCTCGTCGGGATGGttgcacaaaaaatcgaaaggcGATTGGTTCACCATCAGTCCCACAATCGGCGAACAAGAGCAACTACAAGAAATGCATGACATAGGTCAATTTTTAACCACAACGGGTTTGGACATTGATGCGACTCTCTTACAGAATCTAAAAAATGAATCAAACATCACACAATTAACGTCCATTCAATGCGAAGGCTGGCCCAAAATCTATGGCTATAATCATACTCTAATTGCAGCTGAAACAGGATGTGGTAAAACCCTATGCTATCTAGTTCCTATGATCCAGAGAATTTTGCAAAGGAAACAGACAGCGAATAAACGAAAAATGAATTCTCCTTTGGCTATTATTCTAACGCCGGGTCGTGAGCTAGCCGAACAAATTGGCAATGTTACCCGTAAACTTTGTACAAATATGGATGTTGTGGTGAAGACCATCTTGGGTGGCAATACAAAGCAAATGATGATGAATCCAGAATTCGACGATGTCGATGTGGTAGTAGCATCGGTTGGGGCCCTCAGTAAATTGGTAACAACTGGCATATATCGCATGGATCATGTACGTCATGTTGTTTTGGATGAAGCCGATACTTTACTCGACGATAGTTTCTCGGATAAATTGGTGCATTTTTTGAAAAGATTCCCAGTAAGTTAAAGCTTGCTTATATACACATATAGATGGCTAATATCAAATGATTGTCTTTTTCTATatagtttcataaaaatctcaGCCAAACTGATGCAGAAGTTGGAACCCAAATGATTCTAGCTTCCGCCACAATGCCTACCAACATCAGAGAACTCCTGCATAGAGTTATCGATGTGGAGACTATTGAAGAAGTCGCAAGTCCGCATTTGCATAAACTCATGCCCCATGTAGAACAGAAATTCATACGAGTCAACAAAGCCGATAGGCCGGCACATTTACTGAATATCGTTAAAAAAGAGGTCTCACTGCGAAGACCTGTCATTGTATTTTCCAACAAAACACCCGCGTGCGATTACGTCTCGATTTTCCTCAATAACAGTGGCATCAATTGTCTTAATCTAAATGGCGATATGCTAATGAAAATTCGTATGGGACGATTCGATCAATTTCAAAATGCCGAATGTGATGTTTTATCTACAACTGATGTGGGTAGTCGTGGACTTGATACAACCCGTGCTCGACATGTTATCAACTATGATTTTCCTTTGCATGTTTCCGATTATATACATCGAAGTGGTCGTATTGGTCGCGTTGGTACCAGAGAGAGGTGTACGGTAACGAACTTAATATCCTCTAGACGAGAAATAGATGTGGTTCAACGTATTGAACACGCAGCAAGATGTGGTGGATTGTTACCGGATGTAAatgcaaatataaaaaatattataaatacgaAAATCATGAAGGAAATGAAGGAAGCGGGAATTGAGATTCCAAATGGACACCAAGATCAGGCATTTTGAAGTGttctatgtttttgtttttaaattgtaaaataaagGCTATGTTTAAGATAAtctatttagcattttttaatcGAAGGGGTGGCAATATATATCAGCCCTTTTACCAAATTCTCTTAGAAGATGGTATAGAATCCCTGGAGTTCCCTTCAACGTGTTGCAAATAATGTAGCATGAAAGCTTTATACCCTGAGTGTCACGATGAGATAATGGCTTCGGGAAAAATCTCCAGTcttgaatattttttgtataattgGTTAGGAGAGGgtgatataaattaaattggaCTTCATGCATTTGAGATATGTTCCCGGTTTTTAGCCTTCGAACATAAAAAACTTGGCAATTGTTTTTAGTCACTTAGCTATTTCAtcacaattaaattttctaaatcatagattttttttgcaataactcAAAACCATAATAAGGCTTCCTTTtacttatatcaaatttttaatacaaaaattaattatcccTGAAATACAAACAATATCATCCCTTATCCATAGtaatacaataataaaaacaatcttCATTTATAATGGCACTAGGATTCGTAAATCCTAATTAAATCGTCTATGCTTATGGCATAGCCCGTTACGGGACACGTTGGATGAGTTTTCAGACGGTTTATTATACATTTCCAACAGTAGACATAGCCAGATACACTACACGCTGTAGGATTATCAATTTTCATTAAACAAATGGGACATTCTCCGATCGGTGTTTCACATTTCGTAGTCGCTTCCCAGTCTTCATCTTCCAGCGCTTTGGGGTTTTTAAGGGTTCCACCTATTTTACGCCTTTGCTCATTGGAATACCACCATTGTATGAATTGCAAAAAGAAAGCCAAGACTTCCAGTAACTTCAATACAATATATGTTGTCTTATCATCCTTGGGTGGCTGTGTAGGGTAACGTAATGTCAATTGCAATGCTCGAAATATGGGCGAATGACTTTTAGCATATTTCACCAAATACATAAAGGTATGTATTGCCTTACTTGCTTTGTAGACATTAAATAATTTCAACACATATTCTTCCCATGGAGAGGCTTCATCGTTTTGCACCCTTGTCTTCAATTTGCGTTCAATCAAAGGTAATACTGTTAACAATGTAGCTGATAGCACTTCTTGTTTTCTACTCAACAATACTCCAGTGGCACTATCTGTCCTTTGAAGACCATAAAAGCTTTCGCCAAAAGAGGAGCCACGTTTtctcaaatacatatattgtaAAATCCATGTAATTATTGGTGAAATATCTTCCCTCACGCTCTGTTTATTGAAGAGCTTAAAGTCCACTCGTAaacccaaaaaatcacaaatccTACTCAAAGCAGGATATATGAGATTGTCCAGAGTTTCGCCAGCAGCTATTTCAAATATGGAGGgtatgttttgtaaattttgccgcACATTTGCTCCCTCAGCCATTCTGTAATCTTGTCTACAATGTTTTTAATTGCtctattatttttaaacaagttGTTGGGGTAAGATTTGAGCAGATAAACAATTACGGATGTGAACGTTAAAGGGTTCTCTAAATCGGACGCACATACAACTTTTGTGTCAAATGACACTACCTATTAAGGTAGTGTCATAAAAGACAATTCTGAGTGTGTAAACATAACAACAGCGAATGGCGAGAGGCGAAAACATGTttaaaggtagaattacataccatgcgttcaatgcgtactatgcgtccgatgattgaagagttgaaatttctctttgatatcaaaagctcgaatagtatgtcgcaaacagaaaaaaatcaacccatccatcaacgcacggattgacgcatggtgtgtaatttaACCTTAAGGCCTGATTTTTTCTAGAACTGGATGCAAGGTTTGTAtatggctgttttcttttagtacccaacaaacacaaggacAATTGCTCAAATTGAATTCTAATctaatactacgttcgcacccctgtcagcatttcaaagttccatttcatcctcatcgctaccacagactcgtaaatgtcaccactaccatcgcgaactgtgatgggggaagcatatcaaaaagtacaaaatgtacatgaaagtattttgccatcactactgttagaagagccattttattttttgtgaaacgccaagcgcaaccagcttgttatattttatttaaataaaaaataaaaataaagatattacgcttaaaattgtgaaaggtatatggtgaacaattttcgactttccaaatagaataaagtgatcgtttttccaatatttttccaggcacgctatctccataaataaaaaaaaataaacaaactggctgatagacgctgcaatatgtaacttgctacttaaaactcaacatcattcttttattaatgcaaaaaattatgttaaatgtgatgagataaaccgaaaaatgctatatttataagaaattataaatgtttaatcaaatcaataaacatctacacaatcgtgttttacttgaccacaatgattcttctacaatcaccttaaaatgcactttttctgatagtttgcaggggttcttattggcgtccttcgaaattgatctaaataggcacctaataattgcactgatgagaaactttttcgtagtaacttggcgtggtacaacttctcaatagtgacggcgcttttccgacgagtttttgatgtcgtatatgattgttttcgacgtagtggggattctcagaagcgcccccaaattcaaaaaatgttggctggGACTAGACACAGAAATCCTCCTAGATCTCAGTAGATTTGAAATAGGCCAATATCAGCTGGCTTgtagaggatttcaacaaaatctctttcaaaatccccaatactgccttgtacaactgtggttttagtactaaaaatgcgCTTTTTGCAATCCTGCCACAATTTTCCTTGTAGATGAATGTGTGTTCGCGTGTACACACACgggtttgtgtttgtattgatatatttacaaacagctgtTAAATACTCAAATCTCGTTATTTCGCCAGtccgaacacttgagatttgtaaagagattttggttctaaatagcgagatttcgtgtctagtgcgaacgtagtataattctttgaaaaaatgtttgaaagcgtattgaatataagcatttctccaatgcctgtgtttattgggtacagGAAGAAAGATTTGTATGAgctataaagaacatctcatcagattgcattttgataagGTGGTGTTTTTTTGGATttacaataataatttattctaactaatttatatttcatgattttaaaattcctttaaacatgttatgttttttATATCTATCAACTATTGttaagtaaaaaatatataatattaatgTATTGGCCTTGTAGGCTTTGGgtattatatgaaataaataaataaaaataaataaataaaacatgaaAAAAGTCGTACAGTGTTATAAATAGGGCTGTCATTGGGAATCGATTGCAAATCTGGCTGGTATTGCCAGATTGAATTTCGATAAAAGCTACTATTCACAATAGTCATATATTATAGGATTACaacatggctgaacaagaaggttaaatcatgggcccatatgattacaatttttttatttcgacaaaattttaagatgtcaaaatcatatgtttatggtggttgcagctctccaaataacactgcatagcaaatgcatctcaaacaaaatcacacattcatagctggagaattattcgaagatgacttgagtatcttgataacatatgccagacccaaaataccacgcacatcagtttttaaactgcatcatgaactgtttttgttaatagctgTCGAAGAGCCATTTGACTAACTTCaattcttaactttggtgggtgttatagtcttatttgtctcatatcggcgttcctcggatgaattatccacttcacaatcactcataggtgacgcaattaaatttgaacgtttatttttctctggatttgaattattttttcaggacaattgaaagaataaataattgccacttttaccaatgccatacgattcttttatcagctgattttgacttcttaaaattgtaaacaacatattgaaatttttgtttttgttatcgtgattcaacctccttattcagccatggatTACAAGTGAAATCcagtttttataaggcaaataagAGTTGAAATCTAGTAAAAGTGGattgtgaatgaggtattataGTTTACGATGtcgttttatgtttttgttcgaTTGATAGACACATGTGGGTACTTTAACATATTTAGGCATCATCATCCAAATTTCCGGGggatattttaattatattctaaCGGTCTTTTgattactaaaataaaattaatttaaatccagaaattaattaattgtttgaaaaatatttgaattttagcatttttcaaacggttgtgtttattgggattgtaTTGAAGATATGAGTACTCATTTAATTGTAAcgtgtactcaaaaaattagtcagtaacgagtacttgtaatcaattACTCGTTACTTTACCAACACTACTCTATAGGCGCGAACAAATCAAACACCAAAACCGTACATTGTCGTAGTATCTTTTTGTAGAATACATCGTCAATAAAGCCTTaaacaatagaaacaaaaaaactttgatcAAAATGTCTCAATTCAACtttttcaatgaaattaatAGTGCCCTTACCATGGATGGTGAAATTACACGTGGACCTGTGCCAAGATGGCAGAAAAAGCTACTGGAATCATCGAGCCTGAATCAATCGACAACTCAGCGTTCTGTTCTTAGTGTTTCGTATAACACCAGTTTTACAGGAGCAAATCCTCCAACAAAGACTCCAGGAAAAAATGCTGAGGCTAAAAACAAAAAGACACCTACACCCAGTAAGGGGTCCAAGACACCAGGCGGAGGTGGAGATAGATTCATTCCCAATCGTGGAACAACTAATTTCGAGTTAGGCCATTATCTGGTaagaataaagacatttttttctcgaatttATATAAATGTAGAAATTCCATTGCGCAGATAAAACAAGAACAGGACAAATCAGAAAATGACGAGGAGAATGAAAGTGGAAATTCCAATAATACCAACAAAATGACTCCGGCCAAAGCAGAGCGTCAAAAGTTAATATCGGACACCATGcaggttgccgatggcaaaactACACGCATTTTATCATATCAAAACAAGGCTCCAGCTGCTCCGGAATCGCATACAAATCCCTTGAAAGTTGTGTACTCCATCAAAACTCCTATATCGACTAAAAGCGGTTCACGCTATATACCTACAACTTCGGATCGGATTTTAGATGCTCCCGATATCATTAATGACTATTGTAAGTCTAAGATGCATAAAGATTTTCAAGGATTACTTTTACTACATATCTTTTTATAGATTTGAATTTATTGGACTGGAGTGCGGATAACATTGTGACTGTTGCCCTGGGTAATTCAGTTTATCTATGGAATGCAGTCACTGGTAACATAGAACAATTGGTAGAATATGATGAGGGCGATCACGCATGTGCCTTAGCCTGGATACAAGATGGACAGATTTTAGCAATAGG encodes:
- the Dbp21E2 gene encoding putative ATP-dependent RNA helicase Dbp21E2; translated protein: MLNLITRTLQTSSHQRLFAATKAAVKHTSQQRKPKEKESRPPIIQCKRQNFNLYVPEETTCKFGTLPLASSGWLHKKSKGDWFTISPTIGEQEQLQEMHDIGQFLTTTGLDIDATLLQNLKNESNITQLTSIQCEGWPKIYGYNHTLIAAETGCGKTLCYLVPMIQRILQRKQTANKRKMNSPLAIILTPGRELAEQIGNVTRKLCTNMDVVVKTILGGNTKQMMMNPEFDDVDVVVASVGALSKLVTTGIYRMDHVRHVVLDEADTLLDDSFSDKLVHFLKRFPFHKNLSQTDAEVGTQMILASATMPTNIRELLHRVIDVETIEEVASPHLHKLMPHVEQKFIRVNKADRPAHLLNIVKKEVSLRRPVIVFSNKTPACDYVSIFLNNSGINCLNLNGDMLMKIRMGRFDQFQNAECDVLSTTDVGSRGLDTTRARHVINYDFPLHVSDYIHRSGRIGRVGTRERCTVTNLISSRREIDVVQRIEHAARCGGLLPDVNANIKNIINTKIMKEMKEAGIEIPNGHQDQAF
- the Pex12 gene encoding peroxisomal biogenesis factor 12; this encodes MAEGANVRQNLQNIPSIFEIAAGETLDNLIYPALSRICDFLGLRVDFKLFNKQSVREDISPIITWILQYMYLRKRGSSFGESFYGLQRTDSATGVLLSRKQEVLSATLLTVLPLIERKLKTRVQNDEASPWEEYVLKLFNVYKASKAIHTFMYLVKYAKSHSPIFRALQLTLRYPTQPPKDDKTTYIVLKLLEVLAFFLQFIQWWYSNEQRRKIGGTLKNPKALEDEDWEATTKCETPIGECPICLMKIDNPTACSVSGYVYCWKCIINRLKTHPTCPVTGYAISIDDLIRIYES
- the fzy gene encoding cell division cycle 20 protein fzy, producing MSQFNFFNEINSALTMDGEITRGPVPRWQKKLLESSSLNQSTTQRSVLSVSYNTSFTGANPPTKTPGKNAEAKNKKTPTPSKGSKTPGGGGDRFIPNRGTTNFELGHYLIKQEQDKSENDEENESGNSNNTNKMTPAKAERQKLISDTMQVADGKTTRILSYQNKAPAAPESHTNPLKVVYSIKTPISTKSGSRYIPTTSDRILDAPDIINDYYLNLLDWSADNIVTVALGNSVYLWNAVTGNIEQLVEYDEGDHACALAWIQDGQILAIGNNTGAVELWDCSKIKRLRVMDGHSARVGALAWNSFLVSSGSRDGTIIHHDVRAREHKVANLAGHTQEVCGLKWSTDFKYLASGGNDNLVNVWTAASGGVGTGTEPLHVLNQHQAAVRALAWCPWQPNILASGGGTADRCIKFWNTNNGSLVNSVDSKSQVCALLWSRNYKELISAHGFANNQLTIWKYPSMVKQAELTGHTSRVLQMALSPDGSTVISAGADETLRLWNCFAPDPHTAKKSSGAASKTKQQSVFRQSIR